The Miscanthus floridulus cultivar M001 chromosome 17, ASM1932011v1, whole genome shotgun sequence genome has a window encoding:
- the LOC136515771 gene encoding uncharacterized protein yields the protein MRIPRSELRPVSSPFHGVIIGTQAYPLGQIDLPVTFGDRTNFRSEVLTFEVVDFPGSYHAILGRSCYAKFIAIPNYTYLNLKMPGPNDAITIGSTFSHAYTCDREHYELATAVINSTKLPTLRNSATPAVLDCNGPTSSSAFHPTDETKAVEIDPTDPTKTVRVRAKLPTK from the coding sequence atgcgcatcccccggtcggagctccgcccagtgagctctcccttccacggcgtgatcaTAGGGACACAAGCATatccactcgggcagatcgacctacccgtcacgTTTGGCGACCGCACCAACTTTCGCTCGGAGGTTCTAACCTTCGAGGTAGTGGACTTTccggggtcctaccacgccatcttgggacggtcatgctacgccaaattcatagcgatccccaactacacctacctcaacctGAAGATGCCGGGGCCAAACGACGCCATcaccataggtagcacattctcgcacgcctacacgtgcgaccgcgagcattatgagctcgccactgccgtcatcaactccacCAAGCTCCCGACGCTCAGGAATTCGGCAACTCCAGCAGTCCTCGACTGCAATGGGCCAACCTCCTCGAGTGCCTTCCATCCGACTGacgaaaccaaggcggtggagaTCGACCCTACCGACCCGACCAAGACGGTTCGGGTCAGGGCTAagctcccgaccaaatag